One genomic window of Halogeometricum sp. S3BR5-2 includes the following:
- a CDS encoding aldo/keto reductase, which produces MHYRTLGDSDVEVSEVGFGAWVVGTDWWGDRTRQDSIDLIHHAIEEGITYFDTGDVYGHGESEEMVGEAVSEYRDEVTLATKVGYDFYNNPQAGHGELPKEMTGEWVRSATEKSLDRLGVDHVEVLQLHNANVDEVDADVLEALDELKEEGLVDAVGWALGPSIGWLAEGDMAIEEEFDSLQLVWNVFEQDVGEHFLETIERTGSPTSLVPRVPHSSGLLNEQVTPETGHDLDDHRGFRPDAWYETGWEKLETLRFLERDGERTMGQAAIAFLLSHDAVASVTPTFHTKEDITEWAAASDVPKLSDDELGRVKELYADNFGIDREDGMDSLRSSVDGDDIAAAGIDKQPSAGPRNSAD; this is translated from the coding sequence ATGCACTATCGGACGCTGGGCGACTCCGATGTCGAAGTGAGCGAAGTCGGGTTCGGCGCGTGGGTCGTCGGGACCGACTGGTGGGGCGACCGGACGAGGCAGGACTCCATCGACCTCATTCACCACGCCATCGAGGAGGGAATCACCTACTTCGACACCGGCGACGTGTACGGCCACGGCGAGAGCGAGGAGATGGTCGGCGAGGCCGTCTCGGAGTACCGCGACGAGGTGACGCTGGCGACGAAGGTAGGCTACGACTTCTACAACAACCCGCAGGCGGGCCACGGCGAACTCCCGAAGGAGATGACGGGCGAGTGGGTTCGCTCGGCGACGGAGAAGAGCCTCGACCGACTCGGCGTCGACCACGTCGAGGTGCTCCAACTCCACAACGCGAACGTCGACGAGGTGGACGCGGACGTGCTGGAGGCGCTGGACGAACTGAAAGAGGAGGGGCTCGTCGACGCCGTCGGTTGGGCGCTCGGCCCCTCCATCGGCTGGTTGGCCGAGGGCGACATGGCCATCGAGGAGGAGTTCGACTCCCTGCAACTCGTCTGGAACGTGTTCGAACAGGACGTCGGCGAGCACTTCTTGGAGACCATCGAACGCACCGGCTCTCCGACCAGTCTCGTCCCGCGCGTGCCGCACTCCTCGGGCCTCCTGAACGAGCAGGTGACGCCCGAGACGGGCCACGACTTGGACGACCACCGCGGTTTCCGCCCCGACGCGTGGTACGAGACGGGGTGGGAGAAGTTGGAGACCCTGCGCTTCCTGGAGCGAGACGGCGAGCGCACGATGGGACAGGCCGCCATCGCGTTCCTCCTGAGCCACGACGCCGTCGCGAGCGTCACGCCGACGTTCCACACGAAGGAGGACATCACGGAGTGGGCCGCCGCCTCCGACGTGCCGAAACTGAGCGACGACGAACTCGGTCGGGTGAAAGAGCTGTACGCCGACAACTTCGGCATCGACCGCGAGGACGGGATGGACTCGCTCCGTTCCTCCGTGGACGGCGACGACATCGCCGCCGCCGGCATCGACAAACAGCCCTCCGCCGGACCGCGGAACTCCGCGGACTGA
- a CDS encoding GH32 C-terminal domain-containing protein, which translates to MDDLPVSVAFLSATESTDEQRAAREWCGGVADVTDVSLHELADGTASLDGYDAAWWHRDEPFDDDARAAADDCADAISAFLEAGNGLLLTLRALPAVASFGIDSVAPDAVGVETPADPSGLIKKRVYDDHPLFEGFPLRELHTQPAEATRPYARYETSLPKSGDVIASTIRGDEFHVAQKAAFAWRVGAGDADGQSPSARRTASGDAYGIGSEVTFLPETDFAAAEAQRRILRNALALLGGDPRRRPRVTDRPDDPAGFAAMREEVADDHRRPRYHLAAPAGWLNDPNGIIEHEGTYHVFYQYNPGGPFHGTIHWGHAASEDLVHWEDRPVALAPDPDGPDRDGVWSGCAVLDTDGTPTLVYTGGRGRDQLPCLATTDDPSLDTWEKHGDNPVISAPGDHVDLDLLETEDWRAEFRDHNVWREGETWYHLVGAGVADTGGAALLYRGESLREWEYVGPLLVGDWEGHGVVWECPELLDFGGKQVLHVSNYSHVEYFLGEANLDDPSFDVERRERLDYGDYYAPQSTRAEDGRVLTWAWVPEARDAEAQWHAGWSGMLTIPRELSVEGGELRQRPARELESLRGRDALVEGDVSLAAGESRVLDLTGNAYELGFDARVEDGGTGTLELGLFESPAGNERTVVRYDGEAVTVDRTDSALDGVPNADEQSMPVDGDALSLRAFVDGSILELYANERRCLTSRVYPTRADAEGVSIRAVGGSVELASTRAWELDAAFPARSRE; encoded by the coding sequence ATGGACGACCTGCCGGTCAGCGTCGCGTTCCTCTCCGCGACCGAGTCGACGGACGAACAGCGCGCCGCCCGCGAGTGGTGCGGCGGCGTCGCGGACGTGACGGACGTCTCCCTCCACGAACTCGCCGACGGAACCGCCTCGCTCGACGGCTACGACGCGGCGTGGTGGCACCGGGACGAACCCTTCGACGACGACGCCCGCGCGGCGGCCGACGACTGCGCCGACGCTATCTCGGCCTTTCTCGAAGCCGGGAACGGACTCCTCCTCACGCTCCGCGCTCTCCCGGCCGTCGCGTCGTTCGGTATCGACTCGGTCGCACCGGACGCCGTCGGCGTCGAGACGCCCGCCGATCCGAGCGGCCTTATAAAGAAGCGCGTGTACGACGACCACCCCCTGTTCGAGGGGTTTCCCCTGCGCGAACTCCACACCCAACCGGCCGAGGCGACCCGGCCGTACGCGCGGTACGAGACATCGCTCCCGAAGTCGGGGGACGTCATCGCCTCCACGATTCGCGGCGACGAGTTCCACGTCGCGCAGAAGGCGGCGTTCGCGTGGCGCGTCGGCGCGGGGGACGCCGACGGACAGAGTCCGTCGGCCCGCCGGACCGCGTCCGGAGACGCGTACGGAATCGGTTCCGAAGTCACCTTCCTCCCCGAGACGGACTTCGCGGCGGCCGAGGCGCAGCGACGCATCCTCCGCAACGCCCTCGCCCTCCTCGGCGGCGACCCGCGGCGGCGCCCGCGGGTCACCGACCGGCCCGACGACCCGGCCGGGTTCGCCGCGATGCGCGAGGAGGTGGCCGACGACCACCGCCGGCCGCGCTACCACCTTGCCGCGCCGGCCGGATGGCTGAACGACCCGAACGGAATCATCGAACACGAGGGCACCTACCACGTCTTCTACCAGTACAACCCCGGCGGGCCGTTCCACGGCACCATCCACTGGGGGCACGCGGCGAGCGAGGACCTCGTGCACTGGGAGGACCGCCCCGTCGCCCTCGCGCCGGACCCGGACGGCCCGGACCGCGACGGCGTCTGGTCGGGGTGCGCCGTCCTCGATACGGACGGAACGCCGACGCTCGTCTACACCGGCGGCCGCGGCCGCGACCAACTCCCCTGTCTGGCGACGACGGACGACCCGTCGCTCGACACGTGGGAGAAACACGGCGACAACCCCGTCATCTCCGCTCCCGGCGACCACGTCGACCTCGACCTCCTGGAGACCGAGGACTGGCGCGCGGAGTTCCGCGACCACAACGTCTGGCGCGAGGGCGAGACGTGGTACCACCTCGTCGGCGCGGGCGTCGCCGACACCGGCGGGGCGGCGCTCCTCTACCGGGGGGAGAGCCTGCGCGAGTGGGAGTACGTCGGTCCACTCCTCGTCGGCGACTGGGAGGGCCACGGCGTCGTCTGGGAGTGCCCCGAACTGCTGGACTTCGGCGGGAAACAGGTGCTGCACGTCTCGAACTACAGCCACGTGGAGTACTTCCTCGGGGAGGCGAATCTGGACGACCCGAGTTTCGACGTGGAGCGCCGCGAGCGACTCGACTACGGGGATTACTACGCGCCGCAGTCGACGCGGGCCGAGGACGGCCGCGTCCTGACGTGGGCGTGGGTGCCCGAGGCGCGCGACGCGGAGGCGCAGTGGCACGCCGGGTGGTCGGGGATGCTGACGATACCCCGCGAGCTATCGGTCGAGGGCGGCGAACTCCGCCAGCGACCCGCGCGGGAACTCGAATCGCTCCGCGGGCGCGACGCTCTCGTCGAAGGGGACGTCTCACTCGCCGCCGGCGAGTCGCGCGTCCTCGACCTGACGGGCAACGCCTACGAACTCGGGTTCGACGCGCGCGTCGAAGACGGGGGGACCGGAACGCTCGAACTCGGCCTGTTCGAGTCGCCCGCGGGCAACGAGCGAACGGTCGTGCGCTACGACGGCGAGGCGGTGACGGTGGACCGGACGGACAGCGCACTCGACGGCGTCCCAAACGCCGACGAGCAGTCGATGCCCGTCGACGGCGACGCTCTGTCGCTGCGGGCGTTCGTCGACGGATCTATCCTCGAACTGTACGCGAACGAGCGTCGCTGCCTGACGAGTCGGGTCTACCCCACCCGCGCGGACGCCGAGGGCGTCTCGATACGGGCCGTCGGCGGCAGCGTCGAACTGGCCTCGACGCGCGCGTGGGAACTCGACGCGGCGTTCCCGGCGCGTTCGCGCGAGTGA
- a CDS encoding glycoside hydrolase family 68 protein: MSGDDGPNAPDGRSAWTRDHAAELRRDETNVTPIIYPPSERLDEDLHVWDTWWLRDRDGSPAEVNGCRVIVALTASSDLLPGKRHDVATLRYFYSTDGKSWETGGRVFEAGMLGSRQWAGSALHDDGDVYVYYTAAGTADEADLSYSQRIALAEGGTISPGDDGDGVDIDGPWDHSVLLEPDGERYEREEQSRGMTYTFRDPWFFEDEDGATYLLFEANTPVPEGSDACGGDAAQQEFNGSVGIAHSPTGDPTDFELRPPLLDAVCVNQELERPHLVVRDGTYYLFVSSHHHTFAPGIEGYDALYGFAADGLRGEYEPLNGHGMVLTNPANAPFQAYSWLAYDHGDELLVTSFFNYFDYDRPSMDDVALLSEDEQMRRFGGTLAPTVRVGLDGRETRILGTLDHGHLPLARESLPADPFAGADDAGGGPRYY, encoded by the coding sequence ATGAGCGGCGACGACGGTCCGAACGCGCCCGACGGTCGGTCGGCGTGGACGCGCGACCACGCGGCGGAGTTGCGACGCGACGAGACGAACGTGACACCGATAATCTATCCCCCGTCGGAGCGTCTGGACGAGGACCTGCACGTCTGGGACACCTGGTGGCTCCGCGACCGAGACGGGTCGCCCGCGGAGGTGAACGGCTGTCGCGTCATCGTCGCGCTTACGGCCTCCTCCGACCTCCTCCCGGGAAAACGCCACGACGTGGCGACGCTGCGCTACTTCTACTCGACCGACGGGAAGTCCTGGGAGACGGGCGGCCGCGTGTTCGAGGCGGGGATGCTCGGCTCCCGGCAGTGGGCGGGGTCGGCCCTTCACGACGACGGGGACGTGTACGTCTACTACACCGCCGCGGGGACGGCCGACGAGGCGGACCTCTCGTACTCCCAGCGCATCGCTCTGGCGGAAGGGGGAACGATTTCGCCCGGCGACGACGGGGACGGCGTCGACATCGACGGCCCGTGGGACCACTCGGTGCTCCTCGAACCGGACGGCGAACGGTACGAACGCGAGGAGCAGAGCCGCGGCATGACGTACACGTTCCGCGACCCGTGGTTCTTCGAGGACGAGGACGGGGCGACGTACCTGCTGTTCGAGGCGAACACGCCCGTTCCCGAGGGGTCGGACGCCTGCGGCGGCGACGCGGCGCAACAGGAGTTCAACGGCAGCGTCGGCATCGCGCACTCGCCGACGGGCGACCCGACGGACTTCGAACTCCGACCCCCGCTCCTCGACGCCGTCTGCGTCAATCAGGAACTCGAACGGCCGCACTTGGTCGTCCGCGACGGGACGTACTACCTGTTCGTCTCCAGCCACCACCACACGTTCGCGCCCGGAATCGAGGGGTACGACGCGCTGTACGGCTTCGCCGCCGACGGCCTGCGAGGGGAGTACGAACCGCTGAACGGCCACGGGATGGTGCTGACGAACCCCGCGAACGCGCCGTTCCAGGCGTACTCGTGGCTCGCGTACGACCACGGCGACGAACTGCTCGTCACCTCCTTTTTCAACTACTTCGACTACGACCGCCCGTCGATGGACGACGTGGCCCTCCTCTCGGAGGACGAGCAGATGCGCCGGTTCGGCGGCACCCTCGCGCCGACGGTGCGCGTCGGACTCGACGGAAGAGAGACGCGAATCCTCGGCACCCTCGACCACGGCCACCTCCCCCTCGCGCGGGAGTCGCTTCCGGCCGACCCGTTCGCGGGCGCGGACGACGCGGGCGGCGGACCGCGGTACTACTGA
- a CDS encoding acyltransferase: MTKVHVSLPAEAERNVQAFIDEVDERLSSAEDTCEVVTETLVDLHGDRAAYERWQAGKDLSAAERVRLQGYDPCNATLESEYYAEKDEERFEESKYLQWLWRQFDATPMADNIHFALRFRQMLAEHLFADCGENCRFFKGISFTYGHNISVGDNTVIHDDVHLDDRGKLTIGDRVSISDGVHLYSHDHDVVDQTEIRNFHTVVEDDARVTYDAMVRAGIHVGANSVVGARSVVQGDVPAHHIVAGTPAKSIRVKPGWESVADAVEDRLVNRQDEREIEYDLPEDLDTFDEFGRTLTPPDDPDAPGAESND, encoded by the coding sequence ATGACGAAAGTCCACGTCTCTCTCCCCGCGGAGGCGGAACGGAACGTCCAGGCGTTCATCGACGAGGTGGACGAGCGACTCTCCTCGGCGGAGGACACGTGCGAAGTCGTCACCGAGACGCTCGTGGACCTCCACGGCGACCGGGCGGCGTACGAACGCTGGCAGGCCGGGAAGGACCTCTCGGCCGCCGAACGCGTCCGTCTACAGGGGTACGACCCCTGCAACGCGACGCTGGAGTCGGAGTACTACGCCGAGAAGGACGAGGAGCGCTTCGAGGAGTCGAAGTACCTCCAGTGGCTCTGGCGGCAGTTCGACGCGACGCCGATGGCCGACAACATCCACTTCGCCCTTCGCTTCAGACAGATGCTCGCCGAGCACCTCTTCGCCGACTGCGGGGAGAACTGCCGGTTCTTCAAGGGCATCTCGTTCACCTACGGGCACAACATCTCCGTCGGGGACAACACCGTCATCCACGACGACGTCCACCTCGACGACCGCGGGAAACTCACCATCGGAGACCGCGTCTCCATCTCCGACGGCGTCCACCTGTACAGCCACGACCACGACGTGGTCGACCAGACCGAGATACGTAACTTCCACACCGTCGTCGAGGACGACGCGCGCGTCACCTACGACGCGATGGTTCGCGCGGGCATCCACGTCGGAGCCAACAGCGTCGTCGGCGCGCGGTCGGTCGTGCAGGGCGACGTGCCCGCCCACCACATCGTCGCCGGCACGCCGGCCAAGAGCATCCGCGTCAAGCCCGGGTGGGAGTCCGTCGCCGACGCCGTCGAGGACCGCCTCGTCAACCGGCAGGACGAGCGCGAAATCGAGTACGACCTGCCCGAAGACCTCGACACGTTCGACGAGTTCGGCCGGACGCTGACGCCGCCGGACGACCCCGACGCGCCGGGAGCCGAGTCGAACGACTGA
- a CDS encoding DUF7577 domain-containing protein, whose protein sequence is MDAWGWIAVYAVGLAALQLLVYRYLLSGDDEVGYDRVFRDRDDRPDSVASGSDRGGSARPTRLAASPGRVERTREGADADSRGRYCPRCGTMNEPDPTFDRCWNCANRLA, encoded by the coding sequence ATGGACGCGTGGGGATGGATCGCAGTCTACGCCGTCGGTCTCGCGGCCCTCCAGTTGTTGGTGTACCGCTACCTGCTCAGCGGCGACGACGAGGTGGGGTACGACCGGGTGTTCCGCGACAGGGACGACCGCCCCGACTCCGTCGCCTCCGGGAGCGACCGCGGGGGGTCGGCCCGTCCGACCCGCCTCGCCGCGTCACCCGGACGCGTCGAACGCACCCGCGAGGGCGCCGACGCCGACAGCAGGGGTCGGTACTGCCCCCGGTGCGGCACGATGAACGAACCCGACCCGACGTTCGACCGCTGCTGGAACTGCGCGAACCGACTCGCCTGA
- a CDS encoding NAD+ synthase, with the protein MDATVLSDTAPLDLRLSPDELETTRDHIVEFLRSVVDDAGADGAVLGLSGGIDSTTVAHLAVEALGPENVHGVVMPSEVNTDRNMSDAERVAEDLGIEYDVVEIQPIAETFFDAFPEAADDQVAAGNVYVRTRGVLNYFVANAENKLVLGTGNRSEAMTGYFTKYGDQAVDCNPIGNLYKQQVRQLAAAMGVEEDLVMKTPSAEMWEGHSDEDEMGLDYDTLDAILAMHVDGPLSKSATVDHLGVTEAQVDRVVELVDGSEHKRHMPPAPEPLDI; encoded by the coding sequence ATGGACGCCACCGTGCTGAGCGACACTGCCCCGTTGGACCTCCGCCTCTCGCCCGACGAACTGGAGACCACGCGCGACCACATCGTCGAGTTCCTCCGGAGCGTCGTGGACGACGCCGGCGCCGACGGGGCCGTCCTCGGCCTCTCCGGCGGCATCGACAGCACGACCGTCGCCCACCTCGCCGTCGAGGCCCTCGGCCCGGAGAACGTCCACGGCGTGGTGATGCCGAGCGAGGTGAACACCGACCGGAACATGAGCGACGCCGAACGCGTCGCCGAGGATTTGGGCATCGAGTACGACGTGGTCGAGATTCAGCCCATCGCCGAGACGTTCTTCGACGCGTTCCCCGAGGCGGCCGACGACCAGGTCGCCGCCGGCAACGTCTACGTCCGGACGCGCGGCGTGCTGAACTACTTCGTCGCCAACGCCGAGAACAAACTCGTCCTCGGGACGGGCAACCGCTCGGAGGCGATGACGGGCTACTTCACGAAGTACGGCGACCAGGCGGTCGACTGCAACCCCATCGGCAACCTGTACAAACAGCAGGTGCGGCAACTCGCCGCCGCGATGGGCGTCGAGGAGGACCTCGTGATGAAGACGCCCTCCGCGGAGATGTGGGAGGGCCACAGCGACGAGGACGAGATGGGCCTCGACTACGACACCCTCGACGCCATCCTCGCGATGCACGTCGACGGACCGCTCTCGAAGTCCGCCACGGTCGACCACCTCGGCGTGACCGAAGCACAGGTCGACAGAGTCGTCGAACTGGTCGACGGCAGCGAGCACAAGCGGCACATGCCGCCCGCGCCGGAACCGCTCGATATCTGA
- a CDS encoding enoyl-CoA hydratase/isomerase family protein, whose amino-acid sequence MIRTTADGPVRVVTVDRPDRRNALRPSDLDELAAAVAGADPDSTPVVYLRGAGGQFSAGADLDSVAALDDPEAFARQGQQVANAIADAPVVVVAGIDGAARGGGVELALACDVRVATPRATFAEPGVRFGLFGAWGGTVRLPRIVGEGEALDFALSGRVVDAPEARRMGLVSRVVDDPRSVADEIAANRPDALRAVKARLRDDADDETRERAEAEAFARLHERYVDDIREERDG is encoded by the coding sequence ATGATTCGAACGACGGCGGACGGACCGGTTCGGGTCGTGACCGTCGACCGACCCGACCGGCGGAACGCGCTCCGGCCTTCGGACCTCGACGAACTGGCGGCCGCCGTGGCGGGCGCGGACCCCGATTCGACGCCGGTGGTCTACCTCCGGGGGGCGGGCGGACAGTTCTCGGCCGGCGCGGACCTCGACAGCGTGGCGGCGCTCGACGACCCCGAGGCGTTCGCTCGGCAGGGACAGCAGGTCGCGAACGCCATCGCCGACGCGCCCGTCGTCGTCGTCGCCGGAATCGACGGCGCGGCCCGCGGTGGAGGTGTAGAACTCGCTCTCGCCTGCGACGTGCGGGTCGCCACCCCGCGGGCGACGTTCGCGGAACCGGGCGTCCGCTTCGGCCTGTTCGGCGCGTGGGGCGGCACCGTCCGCCTCCCGCGAATCGTCGGCGAGGGCGAGGCGCTGGACTTCGCGCTCTCGGGTCGGGTCGTGGACGCGCCGGAGGCCCGGCGGATGGGACTCGTCTCCCGCGTCGTCGACGACCCGCGGTCGGTGGCCGACGAGATAGCGGCGAATCGGCCGGACGCCCTGCGCGCGGTGAAAGCGCGCCTCCGCGACGACGCGGACGACGAGACGCGAGAACGGGCCGAGGCCGAGGCGTTCGCCCGGTTGCACGAACGGTACGTCGACGACATCCGGGAGGAGAGAGACGGCTGA